A window from Leptospira meyeri encodes these proteins:
- the epsC gene encoding serine O-acetyltransferase EpsC: MLSNGQDEFYNSILSRQSIPETVVGGKQVASRFLEELFSILFSGYHSERNFISKDQIIDQLELFRIRWKNLLEPYSAYAEREFGRIVPLDDILHNFIAKLPGLYQWMWEDAEAAFLGDPAAESIHEVILAYSGFYAGAVHRVANYFFKSSLPIFPKLLSRVAHEATGIDIHPGAEIGRAFFMDHGTGIVIGETTHIADNVKIYQGVTLGALSVNKSLAKQKRHPTIEEGVVIYAGATILGGETVIGKQSIIGGNAWITQSIPPYSVVYQKSEVRVRSANEIQGLDFTI; encoded by the coding sequence ATGTTATCGAATGGACAAGATGAATTTTATAATTCGATTCTCAGTCGGCAATCCATCCCAGAAACAGTGGTTGGTGGCAAACAAGTGGCCAGTCGTTTTTTGGAAGAATTGTTTTCTATTTTATTTTCTGGATACCATTCAGAACGTAACTTTATTTCTAAAGACCAAATCATTGACCAGTTGGAACTCTTTCGCATTCGTTGGAAAAATTTACTAGAACCTTACTCTGCGTATGCGGAGAGGGAGTTCGGAAGGATAGTTCCTTTGGATGATATTTTGCATAACTTCATCGCCAAACTTCCTGGCCTCTACCAATGGATGTGGGAAGACGCTGAAGCTGCTTTTTTGGGAGATCCTGCTGCAGAAAGTATTCATGAGGTGATCCTCGCCTATTCAGGGTTTTACGCTGGTGCTGTTCACCGAGTTGCTAATTATTTTTTTAAGTCATCTTTGCCTATCTTCCCAAAATTGTTATCCCGTGTGGCACATGAAGCGACAGGAATTGACATCCATCCCGGTGCGGAAATTGGAAGAGCTTTTTTTATGGATCATGGAACAGGAATTGTGATCGGAGAAACCACGCATATTGCCGACAATGTAAAAATTTACCAAGGTGTCACACTGGGTGCATTATCAGTGAACAAGTCTTTGGCGAAACAAAAACGTCATCCTACGATTGAAGAGGGTGTTGTGATTTATGCAGGTGCCACCATCCTCGGTGGGGAAACGGTGATTGGGAAACAATCCATCATCGGAGGGAATGCTTGGATTACCCAAAGCATTCCTCCTTATTCCGTTGTGTATCAGAAATCAGAAGTGCGAGTCCGAAGTGCAAATGAAATCCAAGGTTTGGATTTCACCATTTGA
- a CDS encoding ABC-F family ATP-binding cassette domain-containing protein yields MDIVLVSVSKLSKTIGEKKLFSNLDFSISEGEKLAIVGINGSGKSTLLRALLGKEETDSGQIIKNNNLKISILDQNPVFDPKETILDHIYKGDNKLVKTIRRYEDICEQMSEGVEGLDDEFTNASQEMDRLSAWDYEQQIKSILRELGVEKLERKMSELSGGMLKKVELAKSLIDESNLLILDEPTNHLDVKSILWLEDYLAGLDKAILLITHDRYFLDRIVTKILELDRGSHFVYEGNYSVYLERKVEREETLQKQEDKIKQFLKQEVKWLKRQPKARSTKQKARIDRASDLQNREKRELQKDLELSVAAKRQGKTILEIHNLKKGIADRLLINDFTYTFKAKERLGIIGPNGIGKSTLLNLMAGRITPDSGFIKPGMNTKVGYFDQTSSELPLERNVLDYIKDVAGEMIETESGEKISASKMLERFLFDGKLQYTPIAKLSGGERRRLFLVQILMTGPNFLILDEPTNDLDIQTLSVLESFLDEFPGTVVIVSHDRYFLDRTAESLLIFRKEGKLDHYIGTFSSFLETDSLELENEQSSPKPKETPQVTVVSDKPQKSKQDQKKLSKLESEIAKLESSKQELEKKLSTFANDHTELQKISEEIQKIETEILYKMEEWEMLQSE; encoded by the coding sequence ATGGACATTGTGCTAGTCTCTGTATCCAAACTTTCCAAAACCATCGGCGAAAAAAAACTTTTTTCGAATCTTGATTTTTCTATCAGCGAAGGAGAAAAACTCGCCATTGTAGGAATCAATGGATCGGGGAAGTCCACTCTCCTTCGTGCTCTTCTTGGAAAAGAAGAAACAGATTCCGGACAAATTATAAAAAACAATAATCTAAAAATTTCGATCCTCGATCAAAATCCCGTCTTTGATCCCAAAGAAACCATCCTCGATCATATTTATAAAGGAGATAACAAACTAGTCAAAACCATCCGTCGTTATGAAGACATTTGTGAACAAATGAGTGAAGGTGTAGAAGGTTTAGATGATGAGTTCACGAACGCCTCACAAGAGATGGATAGACTTTCTGCTTGGGATTACGAACAACAAATCAAGTCCATTTTACGAGAATTAGGTGTTGAAAAGTTAGAAAGAAAAATGTCTGAATTGTCTGGTGGGATGCTTAAAAAAGTAGAACTTGCTAAATCCCTCATTGATGAAAGTAATTTACTGATCTTAGATGAACCAACAAACCATTTGGACGTAAAATCCATTTTATGGTTAGAAGATTATTTGGCAGGACTTGACAAAGCCATCTTACTCATCACTCACGATCGTTATTTTTTAGATCGAATTGTAACCAAAATTTTAGAACTCGACCGTGGTAGTCACTTTGTTTATGAGGGGAACTATTCCGTTTATTTAGAACGAAAAGTGGAAAGAGAAGAAACCCTTCAAAAACAAGAAGATAAAATAAAACAATTCCTCAAACAAGAAGTGAAATGGTTAAAACGCCAACCGAAAGCACGATCCACAAAACAAAAAGCCAGGATTGATCGCGCCAGTGATCTCCAAAATAGAGAAAAACGAGAATTACAAAAAGATTTAGAACTGAGTGTTGCTGCCAAACGCCAAGGGAAAACCATTTTAGAAATTCATAATCTGAAAAAAGGAATCGCCGACCGACTGCTCATTAATGATTTCACATATACTTTCAAAGCCAAAGAAAGACTTGGGATCATTGGACCAAACGGAATTGGCAAGTCCACACTATTAAATTTAATGGCTGGTCGCATTACACCTGATAGCGGATTTATCAAACCAGGAATGAATACAAAAGTTGGATATTTCGACCAAACCAGTTCCGAACTTCCGCTAGAAAGAAATGTACTCGATTATATCAAAGATGTTGCCGGAGAAATGATAGAAACCGAATCAGGTGAGAAAATTTCTGCCTCAAAAATGTTGGAACGATTTCTCTTTGATGGAAAATTACAATACACACCCATCGCCAAACTATCTGGAGGTGAAAGACGCCGTCTTTTTCTTGTTCAGATCTTAATGACAGGACCAAACTTTCTCATCTTAGATGAACCAACCAATGATTTGGACATCCAAACTCTTTCTGTATTAGAATCATTTTTAGATGAATTTCCGGGAACCGTTGTGATTGTATCTCATGACCGATATTTCCTCGACCGGACAGCGGAGAGCCTTCTCATTTTTAGAAAAGAAGGAAAACTAGATCATTACATTGGAACTTTTTCTTCATTTTTAGAAACTGATTCTTTAGAATTAGAAAACGAACAAAGTTCCCCAAAACCAAAAGAAACTCCGCAAGTGACAGTAGTATCGGACAAACCACAAAAATCCAAACAAGACCAAAAAAAACTTTCTAAATTAGAATCAGAAATTGCCAAACTAGAATCATCAAAACAAGAATTAGAAAAGAAATTGAGTACATTCGCAAATGATCATACAGAACTTCAGAAAATATCTGAAGAAATCCAAAAGATAGAAACGGAAATTCTTTACAAAATGGAGGAATGGGAAATGCTTCAATCCGAATGA
- a CDS encoding family 2A encapsulin nanocompartment shell protein produces MAEQTQHALGDLAARQLANTVKTNAQYGAITPRFLVRLLDWKPLEAGVLRVNRVKSNTQVDVLCGQKGEQELPETFVNYEEKPREYTLSLISTILDVQTRVSDLYSSPHEQINEQLRLAIESVKEKQELELINNEDYGLLKNVPPHQRISTRKGPPTPDDLDDLITKVWKEPSFFLAHPLAIAAFGRECTRRGVPPATVTLFGAQFLTWRGLPLIPTDKLLVNGETNPKSAVGTSSILLLRVGEKKQGVVGLYQSNLPGEQTPGLSVRFMGINRSAIGSYLISLYCSAAILTDDAIAALDNVDVGNYYEYK; encoded by the coding sequence ATGGCAGAACAAACCCAACACGCTTTGGGAGATTTAGCCGCACGCCAACTGGCAAATACGGTCAAAACAAATGCACAATACGGTGCAATCACTCCACGTTTTTTAGTTAGGTTACTTGATTGGAAACCTTTAGAAGCAGGGGTTCTCCGAGTCAACCGCGTTAAATCCAATACGCAAGTGGATGTACTTTGCGGACAAAAAGGAGAACAAGAACTTCCAGAAACTTTTGTTAACTACGAAGAAAAACCTCGTGAATACACTCTTAGTTTAATTTCCACAATCCTTGATGTACAAACCAGAGTTTCTGATTTATACAGTTCCCCACATGAACAAATCAATGAACAACTAAGACTAGCCATTGAAAGTGTAAAAGAAAAACAAGAATTGGAACTCATCAATAATGAGGATTATGGATTGTTAAAAAATGTTCCACCTCACCAAAGAATTAGCACTCGCAAAGGACCTCCTACCCCTGATGATTTGGATGATTTAATCACAAAAGTTTGGAAAGAACCGTCATTCTTTTTAGCACACCCACTTGCAATTGCTGCTTTCGGTCGTGAATGTACAAGAAGAGGTGTTCCACCGGCCACAGTGACTCTGTTTGGTGCACAATTTCTAACTTGGAGAGGACTACCACTCATTCCTACCGACAAACTTCTTGTGAATGGTGAAACAAATCCAAAGTCAGCTGTAGGAACTTCTAGTATTTTACTCTTAAGAGTTGGTGAAAAAAAACAAGGGGTTGTGGGTTTATATCAATCCAACCTACCAGGGGAACAAACTCCGGGACTGTCTGTTCGTTTTATGGGAATTAACCGATCAGCAATTGGATCCTATTTGATTTCTCTCTACTGCTCAGCAGCCATACTCACTGACGATGCGATTGCTGCACTCGACAATGTAGATGTAGGAAATTATTATGAATACAAATGA
- a CDS encoding hemolysin family protein: protein MEIIGIFLIFLLVFVNGFFVAAEFAMVSIRPSRLEELVKENRAMAHITKKAVSKIDDMLSVCQVGITVASLLLGWIGEALFASVVSGFLHMFQIELDLVTIHSISIGVSFTLITLLHVILGELVPKTLAIQNTESIALGVSGPMWLFYYLFFPVTFIMNRLAGGILTLFRLQRTGDKYVHSAEELMIIIEEQRKQGRIDNAEMQLIQKTFDFSEHTAKDVMTHRLSIIGIPQESTIDKMLPLIAEHSFSRYPVYDQTLDRIVGIVHVQKYLKWQAAHLSAKGKKEKITVIMEKDFVKVPESMSIERVMTKLREKKQHMAIVIDEYGGVSGLLTLEDIIEEFFGEIRDETDTDEVDVTSKNKKTKAITLDGETELSSLSGILEGEEPSDMEEVRTIAGYFMEKNEDMPKEGSIVQIKKGSLKVKKMEGNKIISILFTPKLEEDNDSELERELSYEDR, encoded by the coding sequence ATGGAAATAATCGGCATCTTTCTCATCTTCCTCCTCGTCTTTGTCAATGGTTTCTTCGTCGCAGCCGAATTTGCCATGGTTTCCATCCGGCCTTCTCGTCTTGAGGAGCTTGTCAAAGAAAACAGAGCTATGGCTCATATCACCAAAAAAGCTGTCTCAAAAATTGATGATATGTTGTCGGTCTGCCAAGTGGGAATTACTGTCGCAAGCCTACTTCTTGGATGGATTGGCGAAGCTTTGTTTGCAAGTGTTGTTTCTGGATTCCTCCATATGTTCCAAATTGAATTGGATCTTGTGACCATCCACAGCATTTCGATTGGAGTTTCATTTACTCTCATTACACTTTTGCATGTGATTTTAGGAGAGCTTGTTCCTAAAACATTGGCCATCCAAAACACAGAGTCCATTGCGCTTGGTGTTTCTGGGCCTATGTGGCTGTTCTACTATTTGTTTTTCCCTGTCACTTTCATTATGAACCGTTTGGCAGGAGGGATTCTCACACTTTTCCGTTTGCAACGGACTGGCGATAAGTATGTTCATTCAGCTGAAGAACTAATGATCATCATTGAGGAACAACGGAAACAAGGTCGGATTGACAATGCAGAGATGCAACTCATCCAAAAGACTTTTGATTTTTCAGAACACACTGCCAAAGATGTAATGACACATAGGCTTTCGATCATCGGAATTCCACAAGAATCTACGATCGATAAAATGCTCCCACTCATCGCCGAACATAGTTTTTCAAGATATCCTGTTTATGACCAAACCTTAGATCGAATCGTTGGGATTGTTCACGTACAAAAGTATTTAAAATGGCAAGCGGCCCACCTTTCTGCCAAAGGCAAAAAAGAAAAAATCACAGTCATTATGGAAAAGGATTTTGTAAAAGTTCCAGAATCTATGTCCATCGAACGAGTGATGACAAAACTCCGTGAGAAAAAACAACACATGGCAATCGTGATTGATGAATACGGTGGAGTGTCCGGCTTACTAACGTTAGAAGATATTATCGAAGAATTTTTTGGTGAAATTCGAGATGAAACAGATACGGATGAAGTAGATGTAACTTCGAAGAACAAAAAAACAAAAGCAATCACCCTTGATGGAGAGACGGAACTTTCTAGTTTATCCGGTATCTTAGAAGGGGAAGAACCATCTGATATGGAAGAGGTTCGAACGATTGCAGGTTACTTTATGGAAAAGAACGAAGATATGCCCAAAGAAGGTAGCATTGTTCAAATCAAAAAAGGAAGCCTTAAAGTAAAAAAAATGGAAGGAAATAAGATTATCTCCATTTTGTTTACTCCTAAATTGGAAGAAGATAATGATTCCGAATTGGAACGAGAACTTTCTTATGAGGACAGGTAA
- a CDS encoding family 2A encapsulin nanocompartment cargo protein cysteine desulfurase yields the protein MNTNDPSFLKLKPDSFINGSPSLFPDEKTLEKMAKEMFGVLQSFGGINVPTVGFPSNDLTSQNLPKESLPYLEDLKLTDTGFSYSDFQSFPSIGLSQSGGGNLASARRDFPILTETVNGKPLVWLDNAATTQKPTSVIERLSHFYLHENSNIHRAAHTLAARSTDAYEKARSLVQGFIGAGSVEEIVFVRGTTEGINLLSNILSDKHIQSGDEILITHLEHHANIVPWQMVCAKKGAKLRVAPVDDSGQIILGEYERLLNSKTKIVSITHVSNALGTVVPVEEMTKSAHKVGALVIVDGAQSVSHMPLNVQEIDCDFFVFSGHKLFAPTGIGVVYGKKSILDSLPPWQGGGNMIKDVNFDHTTFQKAPFRFEAGTGNIADAVGLGAAIEYLNKFGMNQIATFEHDLLEYGTKELLKVPGLHLIGTAKDKAGVLSFVIDGFKTEEIGKKLAEEGIAVRAGHHCAQPILRRFGLESTVRPSLAFYNSCEDIDALIRVLYGLGSRNRFGL from the coding sequence ATGAATACAAATGATCCGAGTTTTTTAAAACTAAAACCGGACTCGTTCATCAATGGTTCCCCGTCGTTGTTTCCTGATGAAAAAACATTAGAAAAAATGGCGAAGGAAATGTTTGGAGTTTTGCAATCGTTTGGTGGAATTAACGTTCCCACAGTGGGTTTTCCATCCAATGACTTAACTTCGCAAAATTTACCAAAAGAGTCCTTACCTTACTTAGAAGACTTAAAATTAACAGATACAGGTTTTTCCTATTCTGATTTTCAGTCTTTCCCAAGTATCGGCTTATCTCAGTCAGGTGGTGGGAACCTCGCATCGGCAAGGAGAGATTTTCCGATCCTAACGGAAACAGTCAATGGGAAACCCTTGGTTTGGCTCGACAATGCGGCTACCACACAAAAACCAACTTCGGTGATCGAAAGATTATCTCATTTTTATTTACATGAGAATTCCAATATCCATCGTGCAGCCCATACTCTTGCGGCAAGGTCCACCGATGCTTATGAAAAAGCTAGGTCACTTGTCCAAGGGTTTATTGGAGCTGGGAGCGTAGAAGAAATTGTTTTTGTCAGAGGGACCACAGAAGGAATCAATCTCCTTTCAAATATTTTATCTGACAAACACATCCAATCGGGTGATGAAATTCTCATCACACATTTGGAACACCACGCAAACATTGTTCCTTGGCAAATGGTTTGTGCCAAAAAAGGCGCAAAGTTACGAGTCGCTCCTGTCGATGATTCAGGACAAATCATTCTAGGCGAATACGAACGTTTGTTAAATTCCAAAACAAAGATTGTGTCCATCACACACGTTTCGAATGCTTTAGGAACAGTGGTTCCCGTAGAGGAGATGACAAAGTCTGCGCATAAAGTAGGAGCCCTTGTGATTGTGGATGGAGCTCAGTCTGTGTCCCATATGCCTCTGAATGTTCAGGAGATAGATTGCGACTTCTTTGTGTTTAGTGGCCACAAACTTTTTGCTCCGACGGGCATTGGTGTGGTTTACGGAAAAAAATCCATTCTCGACAGTTTGCCTCCTTGGCAAGGTGGAGGGAATATGATCAAAGATGTCAACTTTGATCACACTACCTTCCAAAAAGCACCGTTTCGTTTTGAAGCAGGAACCGGTAACATTGCTGATGCGGTAGGACTCGGAGCTGCCATCGAATATCTGAACAAGTTTGGAATGAATCAAATTGCAACCTTCGAACATGATTTATTGGAATATGGCACCAAAGAATTGTTAAAGGTTCCAGGACTCCATTTGATTGGAACAGCGAAAGATAAAGCTGGTGTGTTGTCCTTTGTCATTGATGGATTCAAAACAGAAGAGATTGGAAAAAAATTAGCCGAAGAAGGAATTGCTGTGCGTGCCGGCCACCACTGTGCCCAACCAATCTTAAGAAGATTTGGATTGGAATCAACAGTGAGACCTTCTCTTGCTTTTTACAATTCTTGTGAAGACATTGATGCACTCATCCGGGTGTTGTACGGGTTAGGAAGTCGCAATCGTTTCGGTCTTTAG
- a CDS encoding PAS domain-containing protein: MAESFNYQSIVESFDEFLIYLDPFLEIQFSRTSPNLYLPPDSISAGKHINDLHITPRDALILANLCQETLARRTPFQFTTTLLGNPFRISGRYLESKNIPGVILRGEPNFSIENVILDSGPYVIFRFKFDTEFLTTYVSPNVSLNLGYQTGDFKKGMLKPDDLIHPEDRDKAIQEEKDSIKNKSRTYQREFRFQKQDGTYIYVSVYSVVSYFNSIPTEKISYLIDITERKDKELEILKQRDELARIKLLFEETNAAANVGSWDVDLTTNTLFWAKETKRIHEVPDDYIPQLKTAFEFYPLESQKQMLRDAFDKAVTKGTSYDLVLQIKTKSGKLKWARAIGHSVFKDGKCIRVFGSFQDITRSVNLDKQKEDALSKLETILDATTHVTIIGADTTGIITHFNKGAEYHLQYDAEEVVGKTSPAIFHRQEEIEARSAILSSEFGIPIVGFDTFIHKAKLGEYDSHEWTYVRKDKTEFPVQLVVTATKNKKGEITGYLGIGIDISAHKATEEALRASESRWQFALEGSGDGIWDWNSQTNKVFFSNQWKNMLGYSEDEIGTDISEWESRVHPEDKPNYFSDLDKHFEGKTAVYVNEHRMLCKNGSYKWILDRGKVIEWTEDGKPLRMIGTHTDITERKLLENALIVARENAEKASQAKSDFLANMSHEIRTPLNGVIGFSDLLMRTELNQVQKKYMETVYLSANSLLDLINDILDFSKIESGKMELYKERINIYELLHQIAEIVKHKAYEKGLELILNISPKVPRNIFVDSLRLRQILLNLIGNALKFTLKGEIQIKISAEPKDNNEYEFLFEVIDTGIGISPENQDKIFEVFSQADTSTTRQFGGTGLGLSISSKLLNLFDSKMQLESERDKGSRFYFKLTTLADNERNTEPELGQIKSVMVLDDNETNLYVIHEMLNYKGIRVDGFRSPKEALEVIRSGTFYDVIISDFNMPEMNGLDFIENLLKTIESNKLKKPYLSLHTSSNDENIYKRCKDLGVQSILLKPIQTNILYESLEKLVSGKNPEVVTPNYEPVHPIHTNEKMKVMIVEDNPVNMMLTKAIVQKSLPGTIIIEAENGALAVENFIQTEPQLIFMDVQMPEMNGYDATKAIRKLENGKSVPIIALTAGTLSGEEERCLECGMNDYISKPVVLKTIAEKMKHWLQIG; encoded by the coding sequence ATGGCAGAAAGTTTCAACTACCAATCCATTGTGGAGAGTTTTGACGAATTCCTAATCTACCTAGATCCCTTTTTAGAAATTCAATTTTCACGCACCTCTCCTAATCTCTATCTGCCACCAGATTCCATTTCCGCAGGGAAACATATCAATGACCTTCATATCACTCCAAGAGATGCACTGATCCTTGCCAACCTTTGCCAAGAAACCTTAGCAAGACGAACTCCTTTCCAATTCACAACAACACTTCTAGGAAATCCTTTTCGTATCTCAGGACGATATTTGGAATCCAAAAATATACCTGGGGTGATTTTACGTGGAGAACCAAATTTCAGCATTGAAAATGTGATTTTAGATAGTGGTCCCTATGTCATTTTTCGGTTTAAATTTGATACAGAATTTTTAACAACCTATGTGTCACCGAATGTCTCGCTGAACCTTGGTTATCAGACCGGTGACTTTAAAAAAGGGATGTTAAAACCTGACGACCTCATCCATCCCGAAGATCGAGACAAAGCAATTCAGGAAGAAAAAGACTCCATAAAAAACAAATCGCGGACGTATCAAAGAGAGTTTCGATTCCAAAAACAAGACGGTACATACATTTACGTTTCAGTTTATAGCGTTGTTAGTTATTTTAATTCCATACCTACTGAAAAAATTTCTTATCTCATAGACATCACAGAAAGAAAAGACAAAGAACTAGAAATTCTCAAACAACGAGATGAACTGGCACGGATCAAACTTTTGTTTGAAGAAACCAATGCTGCTGCAAATGTAGGATCCTGGGACGTTGATTTAACAACTAATACACTTTTTTGGGCAAAAGAAACAAAACGAATCCATGAAGTTCCTGATGACTATATTCCTCAATTAAAAACCGCTTTTGAATTTTACCCACTAGAATCCCAAAAACAAATGTTACGAGATGCTTTTGACAAAGCAGTGACTAAAGGGACATCATATGATTTGGTTTTACAAATCAAAACCAAATCAGGAAAACTCAAATGGGCCAGGGCCATTGGACATTCCGTATTTAAAGATGGGAAATGTATTCGAGTTTTCGGTAGTTTTCAGGACATTACAAGAAGTGTAAATTTAGACAAACAAAAAGAAGATGCTCTTTCTAAATTAGAAACCATTTTAGATGCAACCACTCATGTGACTATCATCGGTGCAGATACTACAGGTATCATTACTCACTTCAACAAAGGTGCTGAATACCATTTGCAATACGATGCAGAAGAGGTAGTTGGCAAAACTTCACCAGCTATTTTTCATAGACAGGAAGAAATAGAAGCACGCTCAGCCATTTTATCAAGTGAATTCGGAATTCCCATTGTTGGATTTGATACCTTTATCCACAAGGCAAAGTTAGGTGAGTATGATTCCCATGAGTGGACTTATGTTCGCAAAGACAAAACAGAATTTCCCGTACAGCTCGTAGTTACTGCTACAAAAAACAAAAAAGGTGAAATCACAGGATATCTCGGCATAGGAATTGATATTTCCGCACACAAGGCCACCGAAGAAGCCTTACGTGCCAGCGAAAGTCGTTGGCAATTTGCCCTTGAAGGTTCAGGAGATGGAATTTGGGATTGGAATTCTCAAACGAACAAAGTATTCTTCTCCAACCAGTGGAAAAATATGTTGGGGTATTCGGAAGATGAAATTGGAACTGATATTTCGGAGTGGGAATCAAGAGTCCATCCGGAAGATAAACCCAATTATTTTTCCGACCTAGACAAACATTTTGAAGGGAAAACTGCTGTTTACGTCAACGAACATCGGATGTTGTGCAAAAATGGATCCTACAAATGGATTTTAGATCGTGGGAAAGTAATTGAATGGACGGAAGATGGGAAACCACTCCGAATGATTGGAACCCATACCGATATCACCGAACGTAAGTTACTCGAAAATGCACTTATTGTCGCAAGAGAAAATGCAGAAAAAGCATCTCAAGCAAAATCAGACTTTCTTGCCAATATGAGTCATGAAATCCGAACTCCTCTCAATGGAGTGATTGGTTTCTCAGACTTACTCATGCGGACAGAACTCAATCAAGTACAGAAAAAATATATGGAAACAGTATATCTTTCTGCAAATTCATTGCTCGATCTCATCAACGATATTTTAGATTTTTCTAAAATTGAATCGGGAAAAATGGAACTATATAAGGAGAGAATCAATATTTATGAATTACTCCACCAGATTGCGGAGATCGTCAAACACAAAGCATACGAAAAAGGATTAGAACTAATCCTAAACATATCGCCGAAAGTTCCAAGGAATATCTTTGTCGATTCTCTCAGACTCAGACAAATCCTTTTGAACTTAATTGGAAACGCACTTAAGTTTACTTTAAAAGGCGAAATCCAAATCAAAATTTCTGCAGAACCCAAAGACAACAATGAATATGAATTTCTCTTTGAAGTGATTGATACTGGAATTGGAATTAGTCCCGAAAACCAAGATAAAATCTTTGAAGTGTTTTCTCAAGCAGATACATCCACAACAAGACAATTCGGTGGAACAGGCCTTGGGCTTTCTATCTCCAGTAAATTATTAAATCTCTTCGACTCTAAGATGCAATTAGAATCAGAAAGAGACAAAGGATCTCGTTTTTATTTTAAACTTACAACTCTTGCTGATAATGAAAGAAATACAGAACCAGAATTAGGGCAAATCAAATCCGTTATGGTCTTAGATGATAATGAAACGAATTTGTATGTAATTCATGAAATGTTAAATTACAAAGGGATTCGTGTAGATGGATTTCGGTCACCAAAGGAAGCACTGGAAGTCATTCGTTCCGGCACTTTTTATGATGTCATCATTTCCGATTTTAATATGCCAGAAATGAATGGTTTAGATTTTATTGAGAATCTTTTAAAAACCATCGAATCAAATAAGCTAAAAAAACCTTATTTGTCTCTTCACACATCTTCCAATGATGAAAATATTTACAAAAGATGTAAAGATCTTGGAGTACAATCAATTCTATTAAAACCCATCCAAACAAATATTTTATATGAAAGTTTAGAAAAATTGGTTTCTGGAAAAAACCCAGAAGTAGTCACACCTAATTATGAGCCGGTCCATCCCATCCATACAAACGAAAAGATGAAGGTTATGATTGTGGAAGACAATCCTGTGAATATGATGTTAACCAAGGCGATTGTCCAAAAATCATTGCCAGGTACCATCATCATCGAAGCAGAAAACGGAGCACTTGCCGTGGAGAATTTTATACAAACTGAACCACAACTCATTTTTATGGATGTACAAATGCCAGAGATGAATGGATACGATGCCACAAAAGCCATTCGTAAATTGGAAAATGGGAAGTCTGTTCCCATCATTGCTCTCACCGCCGGTACTCTGTCAGGTGAAGAAGAACGTTGCCTAGAGTGTGGAATGAACGATTATATTTCCAAACCCGTTGTATTAAAAACCATCGCTGAAAAGATGAAACATTGGCTTCAAATCGGATAA